GAACGACTGGATGAAGGAGATGGGGTTATCTGTGACAGATCAGGCATTTCGGGCAGCGGACTAGTGCTTTCCCTCTCCGTCTCATCAGCCTGAGCAACAGGACTCTCTCTTCCACTGTGTACCTCTGTTTGTTTAGGGTAGGACAGCTTTCGTCTTAAACGTGATATTATATTGGACATGCTCTGCTGAGGTTGAGCTGATGAGCTGGAAGCTTCAACACTGCCGTCCtgcaaaaacacatgcacatgttTGACTCCGCAGTCCGCACTTAATGTACTGATTCATTATTGCAGGGGTCTTCAATGTTTTTCAGGGcgaggaccccttagatgagagatgcatggagcagggacccccttatactaaatgtgtaaactgagCCATTTAAATAGtaacaaccctattgtcacagcaatattatgttaagacattacattagcactattatgttattgttgcacataggctaaatacttttctgtgtattatttttgtttttaatatagattgcttgattattttaagggatttgcagcatcaaacattttcattttactgtgagatggacaattaaacatttatttgaaccttagtttttattaaggcttcaatgagatgactgaccctggttaatggcacaaagactattctagtggaggtaggggTCGTCTCTGGATGCTGAAGAAATTGGTGCAGATTTGacgcattctgttgtaaaatcaggccgttttattaagtgtcattcttttttttcttccgcttctctgtgtgttgcagaacacaccgctTTATTGTAattctttataattttttataaaacaaaaagttgCCGGTGAGTAATCAGTTATTAGCGCACCCCTTGCAGTTCCGCCACGGACCCCCGGTAGAAGACCCCTGACATGATTGGTTgacatatgattggttgaaatATTGGTAGACCACTATAATAAAATGAGAATAAATACAAACCCTATCAGAGACATTAAGACTTTCCGCTATAGCTTTTTGGATGTCTTTGTCTTCCAGCTGTCGTCGTCTCTGGGCAGCACTGCTTGCTTCTTGAGCGCTCAGTTTCATAGCCAGATCCAGCATCTCTTCTTCGGTCATCTCTGAAAACATCAACAGATTAAGgaaatttgtaaatgtataacaTGTAGATTAAGGATGAACCCTTGTTAGGAAATTCACAGGTGTGATACCTTGTAGATGAGACTTGCATTCCCTCCGTCTGCATCGGACTGACCTAGAAGACCGACTGACAGAACATTCTTCCTCctaaaagatttaaaataaaagtcagatCAATCATTTTTTTACTATGTGATCGGATTGCTAAAATTTCGATGTGTCTTCAAAACCCTTGGAATATAATGCGAGTCTTATACGTTTAATAGTGCTTTTGTAAATATTGGAACTTGACAGTGCCTTTCCCCAAACATCTCATTTAGTGTTTATTGTGCTTTTTACCCCGTTCAAATGAGGTCCCGATTTAATTTGCTACATTATGCTACTTTGTACGGTTATGGCTATCCTGGATATTTTTAAAAGAAGGGACAGGTTGCACCCCTTTCATTCAACTCACAAACCTCCCACAAGACCGTGtctcatttatttacacactaGGAGGTTGtcaaatgcacacacatgaTCCTTACTGTACCTCTTCATGGTCAGAGTCAGATATGACCAATGTTTCCTCACTGTGCTCCACTCGACAGACTTTAGGTCTTCTTCCGCCGTCACCCGACGCGCGCTTCCGGCGGGGCATCCTGCGACCTCAACCACATTAATTACCTCACTTTAACACACGTGAGCACATCCCCCGATAATCCACCTCTCCTAGTTGCTCAGAAACGTTTTACTATCCGCGTACGACCAAGCCGAACTGAGAGGAACGAAAAACAGGGATTTCTGCAAGCCATACGTTGGGGTGTAATGTCACGTGACAAGGGGAACGGCGTGACGTCGGCAAACCCAGACAACGCGCGCGTGTTAGAAAGTTTACGAGAATTAAAAAAAGACTTGAGGCGCGCATGTTTGTGTCAAGTCTGTAAAAGTAATTCGATTAAACGGCGATTCACGTTAATTTTAACtacaaattaattataaataagcTTTCTTAATTAACTGCTTCAGAAAAAAGTCAAAGCGTGACGATGAGCAAAAGCAAGCCAAAACACCAGCTAATATAGTTTAGACGGCTTCGTTACATTAAATTAACAGCACGACACCATCCTAACGTTACATATTCAACGTTACCCCATCGCGGTGTGCTACATTGCTTAGTGGATGCGTAGACGTgcataaacaatacatttgtgaAGCACGTAGGTTAACTTAACACATACTTTGTAGATGGAATAAAGGTGGGTTAGCATCAAAAATGAAAAGGCTCGTGCGGCGCATGTCTTCTCTGCGCATGCGCGATCCGTATCTCGCAAACATGGCGCAGCAAGAGCCGAACGGAGATCTTTCATATTTACCTACAGGAGCGGTCGACGGTAAGACACTGAGCTCTTCTGCACAGAATCAATTACTGGATGTTCAGTGCAACATATATTAGTTAAAATAGTGTGCTTGAATTGGGATTACGTGCTTCCTGAGGTTTTTAACGCGTGTGAAAGCATGGTAGCCTAGCTGAAGCTTCGCTGCTGATCTCAGGACTGCAGCTCTTGTGTCTAGGAAGATCAGACAGTGTATTCAAGGTCGATGTAAGACATGGGGGTATGACTGATACCTGCAGTCGGATGCGAATTCCGATTTCTACCTAAATTCTATTTTAGGTCTGTGTTAAGTGTTACGCACGTTTAATTGTAAGTTAAAAGCATTGTTGACTCTATATTTAGATATTTAGTAGAAAATGTCTCGTGTTCTCTGGTCAGTAAATCTACGTGTTTGTTGTTTACTTGTCTTTCAGTGAACCAAATGATACAAGAGAACAGTGACTTGTTTTCTGACTCTCAGTGTAAAGTATGTAGCGCTGTCTTAATCTCTGAATCCCAGAAACTTGCACACTACCAGGTATGATTTTTACACACGTGGAGAGTGTTTATATGATGGCATCACTTCCTTTATTTCCCTTCCAGTACAGTACTTTTGAGTCGTACATAAGTTACCTGCTCCATAAACACATAGGCTATATGTGAATAGGGGAGCTGTAGTTTTTAAAAGCACAATTACGTTTACACTAGCCAGCTGAGTTAAATTCACAATGTATTAAgtgtattaaaaatacatttcggTTTCAAATGTGATCAGTGTTATTTCAAAATCTCGTCATTTACTTGTGTGTTGCCCTccccaatatggcggcgccatTGACGTAAGATTTAGCATTCAATGTCGCTTTTGTGAGAGTTGCTGGTTATGTTCAAAATTGTATAGTATATTTTCGCAGTATGCATACTGTGAGGTGCATATGAATTTGtgtgctgccttcacgtgctctcggaattaTCGGAAATATGAGTTTCCGAGGTAAAAATTGCACATTAACGCCCTCTGACGGCGCGTTTCCATTGGGAAGATGGGAAATAATTGTAAACCCGATGGGCGGGTCTTACATGATCAACATGGCGGATGGGAGAATGATTTCTTCTGTGACAGATATGATTTATTAGTTTTCCCGCAACAGCTTcattgccttgtcttgtcttgtgaaagagtaaatattttgttattttttaaaatatttatttttggccaTTTGCCTTTATTAGTGCATTAGGAGTGTGAGGAttacgtacatacacggtgtaaaaacactttcattttctaataataggcagttattgttACCTCACTTCTtaactgactctcaaatgattcctTTGGCGATTCAtttgtctaatcccctcctttctgtcatcttactctgatctgattggtcagatggtctagtctgctgtgattggtctaccgcgtgtaGTGTGGCAAATGGAatgtaggcgggcattacacggagtgacgcaaatccgacccggaactgaaattagagtgacagacgactcgttcgcgtgattcagagtcgactcctttgttcccaagccaataactttgttattcgttcactttcggctttacaacttggtaGACTgcttacatacacacacagcaacattacacactgcatgaaatgtaattttacgtaCATTgttatatttactctttaaattagtacatatttacatgaatttatatgaataaccatttgaagcatactgtatgttttatacacTGCGAAAATAGCATGTATTTCACCAATAATCGAGAGTAGTCAGCAAGCTGACTAGTAAAATTATACAGTAGGATGTACGGTTGAAAACTATTACCATATAACATTTTCCCAAGACACACGCATGCATATAATCTGGTGTCCTCCATTCTTTCTGACAACAAAACACCTGAACACAACCAGCTCGGAATCATGACATCAGAAGTGAGAATTATCACATTTctgagagcacgtgaaggcagcagcGTATCTGccaacattaaaagagcacctTTCCACAAATCTTTTCCCTGTTTGAAGTGGGAACTATCGAATTTCTGAGAGCACACGAAGGCAACATTATGAACCAGTTATGTTATGTAGATAATAACATGCTTGACTCAATATTTTTTTGGagcgtttaaatgaaaaatgatacCATCACAAGTCTATTGgagaaaacaacagaaatactTTAATAAGTTACATTGAATAAAACAATCTACTAGCTTCCTACttttatttgattcatttttttttagagCAAAAAACATGCAAGCAAAGTACGCCGATACATGAGCATACATGGCGATGAGGAGCCCTTTGCAAAACGGTTCAAGTCTTCAGATGATACTGTAAGTCATGGCCAGATGTGATGGAGTGTAACACATATGATAGCACAGATGTGCACATATTAATGTCCAATGTAATGTTTTGCAGAGTGAGGATGATGAAGCGGACAAATACAAAGCCTGCCATGTGTGCAACATGACGTTCTCCTCCCCAGTGGTGGCACAGTCACATTACCAGGGCAAAGTTCACTCCAAGAATCTTCGCTTAAATAACTTTGGTCCACAGGCTCCAGGTATGCTTacttgtgttgtgttatttggtgctttaattaaaattaaaccctgtaatgacaaaaaagaaatggttgctttgtttacatttatttatttattgggatAAACCCCTTGAGATGAAACATCTCGTTTTCAAGGGGGGGCCCACAATacataatacaaacataacaaaatataacaaacacaaGTCCAcattacaacaaaacaaacaaaaatactaatgataataataaccaataataacaaataatggattcaattataaataaacaagaaacaaaccAATATTTGAACGATGACAGATTCAATAGTAACATTTACAGTCCAATACAAAATATTCTaataaaatttgtttaaatttgaaCTTATATTTTAAACTGTATTGCTAGACAGATGAAAAATCGCAAAGAGGGTTACGATAGAGCAGTAATACACAAGAGGCAGTGCacagtagggctgcaactaatgattactttgataatcgattagttggacgattattttttagattaatcgattaatcggatgTAATTGAtgtctgtaaaaatgtaattacatcttttgcttataataagtaaatcagatatgggaaaagtatacataactgaactcattagccttctcccaaaatgttgtgaatgtctccataattaacacacctggtgagttgattcatgtgtgtcatattagaagcaactgacaatagtctctcccaaacgtgggagcgaggggagggtcggccaaggaaatcatttttttgtgccatgaaagtgagatatttgtcattcaaatgtagtgaagtacagtaaaaagtaaacagaaaaggtaatacttaagtacaaatactcaaaaagtgtacttaagtacagtactcaagtaaatgtacttcgttacccacctctgaactaaataaaccaccaaatcagggtattttgcctaatatgtactttgcaaagtgcaaatgccacaaattgggttttactaatataatctttaattttgtcatttaaaacacctctcccctttaaactttcaaactgcgcagcttgaagagatgcatgcagaacacgtcggactttaaaactgcgcacctcgcgctgcacggagagacacgtgtgactttataactgcgcacctcgcgctgcacgaagagacgcatccacgaagagacacgtctgacttcaAAActgttgacaacgaatttcattatcgattattatcgattttatcgattagttgttgcagccctagtgcaCAGTAAAGAGAAAGGATGATCCGAACCATTTCAGGACCTGTTTTGGGCCTTGTTTGTGTAAGTGTCTGACACTTTAACGTGAAAAGCTGACATGCTGTGTTTTGACTCATCTCCCAGCATTACCTCAGCCCAAAGCACAAGTGAAGAAGGGCGAAGAGTCACCTGAGCAGGGGCCGGCAGAGGAGGACCCCAACCGCTTCTGTACTATCTGTCAAGCCTCCTTTAATAATCCGCTCATGGCTCAGCAGCACTACGTCGGCAAGAAACATAAAAAACGTCTGACCAAACAGAAACTGATGGAGACCTATGGGGCATCCTCCACACCAGGTGAGAGCATGGAGGGGTCACCAACCAGAGAGACCCTTgtgggataattcacccaaaaatagaatTCTGCCATCAGTTATTCACCCTGATGTGATTCAACACCTGTTTATGACTTttccttctgtggaacacaaaagaagatatttccagaaaaggttttgtgtgcatacaatggaagtcaatggggggtcagtgttgtttggttagaaacattcttcaaaatatcttcttttgtgttatacagaagaatgaaagttcatacaggttttgacagACATacgagtgaataaatgatgatagaatttcattttggggtgaactatccctcagGTCAAAAAGTGTGGcaatgtaaatatttgattGCAGTTTTCATCTCTGAATTGACTTGTTTCTATCAGCCTCCACACTGAAGGGCTACCCGTGCACAGTGTGCAATATTGAACTGAACTCGGTGGAGCAGTACCAGGCTCACATCAGCGGCTCTAAACACAAGAACAAGTGGGTATCTCATTCGCACgctgtaaaataaataacatgggGTCGAAAAGCTTAATCAAAAGTGAGCAAATTTGTGACTGATGAAATATTGGTAGCATAATAACGCATTGCCTTGTTTTGACAGTGTCAGACTTAAGAAAGGGGGAAATGCTTTTGTCAGCCCCACTGAGAGCTTCCAGCCCGATTACCAGTATACAGCCAGTCATGATGCATCAGAAGCCTCGGGCGAGTGGGACAACTTCAGCCAGGGCTGTGTGTGAAGACATGCCTTCAGATTTCACTGCTCTCTGCTTATTTGTCACAAGTTTCCTCCGTTTTGACACAGTCACGTGTCTAGTGCATCTCCTAATGCCAGCTTTTCAACGCATCACTTTCTGGTCACTGTATCGTACTCCGTTGATGGACCACAACAGACTTTCACAGCAGATAGATTTTCTCTCTGTCCAGAACTAAAATTAACACGGTTTAACTTAAAACATGCTGCTTTGTCCCATATGATGAGTGTGTTTtagtgtttcttatttgttaaACTTGCAAAAAATCGTTTTCAGAAACGCCACTTATAGATGCAAGCCTTGCAGGCAGTTTTGGGAGATATTTGTCCctagttttgttttttagtttacGGTTCCTTCTTTAAggattctttatttttaatcttaTTTTCTATGATATCTGTTTTAAAGCAGTTTAAGTCAATGCTTTGTGCGAAAAATAGTTTCCTTGCATATCACATTGCTATGTATGAGTAAATTAATAAGTAGGAGCTATAATGTAACTTCATACGCTTAGAGATTTAAGCTAAGCTAAATGGTGCTTTGGTGCAAACATCATTTTGTTGCACAATACTTTGAATTTGTCCTTGTGATGAAAATCGTCAAATGATAGAAAGTTTTTGCCAGGTTATAAAAGtgatatttatttcatttctgtttatGAGCAAACGCAAGGTTCAGTTCTCATGACGTTTATTCTTGCCGTATATTCTAATGTGTAACTGCTATGCCAGTAACATTGAGTTATGAGCTGTGTAAACCCAGTCCaaagtaaataacaaaaatgtgaaGAGTTTGAAAAGCTTATGTCTGTTATGTCTCTTGGCTTGTATT
The Triplophysa rosa linkage group LG19, Trosa_1v2, whole genome shotgun sequence genome window above contains:
- the znf346 gene encoding zinc finger protein 346 — protein: MKRLVRRMSSLRMRDPYLANMAQQEPNGDLSYLPTGAVDVNQMIQENSDLFSDSQCKVCSAVLISESQKLAHYQSKKHASKVRRYMSIHGDEEPFAKRFKSSDDTSEDDEADKYKACHVCNMTFSSPVVAQSHYQGKVHSKNLRLNNFGPQAPALPQPKAQVKKGEESPEQGPAEEDPNRFCTICQASFNNPLMAQQHYVGKKHKKRLTKQKLMETYGASSTPASTLKGYPCTVCNIELNSVEQYQAHISGSKHKNNVRLKKGGNAFVSPTESFQPDYQYTASHDASEASGEWDNFSQGCV